In Bombus vancouverensis nearcticus chromosome 1, iyBomVanc1_principal, whole genome shotgun sequence, a single genomic region encodes these proteins:
- the LOC117153496 gene encoding uncharacterized protein LOC117153496 — translation MAKLRAQAFLLVLVVSIVLVASMPSPGGHHEHTHFVIHVPELIHKHHHTHVKKIHIKHEEDDGGHDHVEEW, via the exons ATGGCGAAACTCCGAGCGCAA gCCTTCCTTCTTGTCCTCGTCGTTTCAATCGTCCTCGTAGCTTCGATGCCTTCCCCTGGCGGTCATCACGAACA CACGCATTTCGTCATTCACGTGCCAGAATTGATTCACAAACACCATCATACGCATGTGAAAAAGATTCACATAAAACACGAAGAAGATGATGGTGGTCACGATCACGTAGAAGAGTGGTGA
- the LOC143303643 gene encoding uncharacterized protein LOC143303643: MRSQTIVLIVFGILAVALSSPVPGYHGSHQHVRIHVPYHVHTVHHHHVKKIPVHHVEKVPVPVPIPIHHVQKVPVPVPVHHVEKVHVPVPIVEKVPVPIPVHEEKKWW, encoded by the exons ATGCGCTCCCAGACCATCGTT CTAATCGTGTTCGGAATACTAGCCGTGGCCTTGTCTTCGCCAGTACCAGGCTACCATGG TTCTCACCAGCACGTCCGTATCCATGTGCCTTATCACGTGCATACGGTTCATCATCATCATGTGAAGAAGATACCAGTGCATCACGTAGAGAAGGTGCCCGTCCCTGTTCCAATTCCTATCCATCACGTGCAAAAGGTGCCCGTTCCAGTGCCAGTCCATCACGTCGAAAAGGTGCACGTACCTGTTCCGATCGTCGAAAAGGTGCCTGTACCCATCCCTGTTCACGAAGAAAAGAAGTGGTGGTAA